CCGGGGGGCCGACTTCGGCGCCGGCGGCCGGTTCAACTTCGTGCGCCGGACGGTGAGCATCCTGCCCCTGCTGGTGCCGCTGTTCACCATCGCCCTGGAACGGGCGGAGGAACTGGTTCTGGCCATGGAGGCCCGGGGCTACGTGGGCGGGCAGGATCGCTCCGCGCTGGTCGAGCTCAAGGCCACGTGGCGGGACGCGGTGGCAATCCTATGCAGCCTCGCGGTGTCCACGCTGGTGCTGGTCGCGAGGTTCCCGTTCTAAAGCCATCGGGAAAGGGGGTGAACGCCTTGTCCAACTACAGCCTGTCGGTGCGGAAGATCGTCATCGCGGGGGTGTTGGCTGCCGTCGCCATTCTGCTGGGGGTCACGCGGCTCGGGTTCATCCCGATGCCGACGGGCGTCAACGCAACCATCATGCACGTCCCGGCCATCATCGGGGCGGTGGTCGAAGGCCCGCTGGTGGGTGCCATCATCGGCACGATCTTTGGCATCTTCAGCCTCGTCAACGCTACGCAGCCGCTTTTCATGGACCCGCTGGTGGCCATCCTGCCGCGCATCTTCATCGGCATCACGGCCTACTACGCCTACGCCGCCCTGCGGCGTAACGAGTGGCTGGCCCTGGGTGCCGCAGCGGCCGTCGGGACCCTGACGAACACGGTCCTGGTCCTGACCATGGCCACCCTGCGCGGGTACCTCCCGGCCAACGTCGCCCTCACCGTCGGGGTCACCCACGGCATCCCGGAGATCATCGTCGCCGCCATCGTCACCTATGCCGTGGCCGTGCCCTGGAAGCGGCTCGACGCCGGCCGGGTTCAGCGGGCCCGGAGGGTGTGAGGGGAACAGGGCGGGGGTGGGTGAGCCGCCCGCCTGGGTGCCTCGCCCACCCGTTTGCCTCGCAATGGTGGTCCGCCTGTGCATCGCGTCAGCGCCAGGGAGGAAGTCACGGAGTGGAACCCGGGATCGTGGAACGCGTGTTGCGATACGTGGATGCCGAGTTACTGGTCGAGCTCACCCGCTCCTTGATCCGCATCGACAGCGTCTACCGGCCCGAACGGGGAACGGGCGAGGCCGGCGTGGCCCGTTACGTGACCGAGCTCCTCGAGGCGTGGGGCTTTTCCGTCCGCGTCGAAGAGGCGGCGCCGGGGCGCCCCAACGTCCTGGCCGAACTGTGCGGCACCCGGGAGGGGAAGACCCTCCTGTTCGAGGCCCACAGCGACGTGGTGACGGAGGGCGACGCAAGCCTCTGGACCTATCCGCCTTTCGAAGGTGTGGTGGTGGACAACCGCATCTACGGGCGGGGGGCCTGCGATACCAAGGGGAACCTGGCGGCCGCCATGGTGGCGCTCAAGGCCATCAAGGACGCCGCCGCAGACTTCGGGGGGCGGATCCTGCTGGCGGTCCCCGTCGACGAAGAAGGCCTGATGATCGGCATCAAGAAGATGATCGAGTCCGGCTGGTGCAACGAGGTCGACGGCGCCATCATCTGCGAGCCCGAGGAGAACCAGCTCTGCATCGCCCAGAAGGGGGCGCTGCGCATCGGCATCCGGGCCCACGGCAAGATGGCCCACGGTGCCATACCCCGGGCGGGGATCAACCCCATTACCCCGGTATGCCGGATGGTCGCCCGCCTGGCCGAGCTGGAGCGAAGCGAGGGCGCGCACCACGGGGAGGATCCGCTGGTGGGCTGGCCGAGCATCACCCCCACCATCTTCCTCGCGCCGCCCAGCGGTGAGCCGCAGATCAACGTCATTCCCAACCAGGCGTACGTCACGCTGGACGTTCGTACCACCCCGCGGCAGGACCACGGGTTTCTGAAGGAGGCCGTCCTGAACATCGCCCGCGAGGAGGCGGACAAGGTGCCGGGCCTCCGCGTGGAAACGGCGGTCATCGACGACCGCCCATGTACCTACACCCCGCCCGACGACCCCGTCGTCCAGGCCGCCGCCGAGGCGGTGCGCCTGGTCACGGGTCGCGAGCCGCAGTACAACGGCGTTCCCGGGGCCACCGACGGGACGTTCCTGTGGGCCTGGAAGGGGATTCCCATCGTCACCTTCGGCGCCGGGAAGCGGGAAGTCCCCCACCAGGTGGACGAGTACGTGGACATTCCCGAGCTGATCGAGACGGCCCGCCTGTATGCAGCGGCGGCCATGATCTTCCTGTCGACACGGCGATAGGGGTAGCAGGAGCACATTTCCGCGGTGCGCCCGGGCGTCGCGAGGAGGCATGGATATGGGCAGGTACCGCGACATGTTCGACCTCACCGGGCGGGTCGCCCTGGTGGCCGGTGCCGCATCCGGCCTGGGCCGGGCGTCAGCCCTTGCCCTGGCCGACTTCGGCGCCTTCGTGGTCGCTGCCGACCGGGACGCCGCCGGGGTGGAGGCCCTGGTTCGGGAGCTTGAGGCCGGCGGGACCCAGGGCCAGGCCGTGGGCCTCGACATCCGCGACCGGGACCAGGTCCGCCGCACCATCGCCGGCATCGTGGAGCGCCACGGCCGCCTGGACGTGGCCGTGACGACACCCAGCGTCAACATCCGCAAGCGGCTACTGGACTACGCTGACGACGAGCTGGACCGGGTGCTCACCCTGAACCTGAAGGGCACGTTCAACGTCCTGGTGGAAGCCGCGCGGGTCATGGCGGGCCGCGGCCAGGGAAGCC
This is a stretch of genomic DNA from Thermaerobacter sp. PB12/4term. It encodes these proteins:
- a CDS encoding ECF transporter S component, with amino-acid sequence MSNYSLSVRKIVIAGVLAAVAILLGVTRLGFIPMPTGVNATIMHVPAIIGAVVEGPLVGAIIGTIFGIFSLVNATQPLFMDPLVAILPRIFIGITAYYAYAALRRNEWLALGAAAAVGTLTNTVLVLTMATLRGYLPANVALTVGVTHGIPEIIVAAIVTYAVAVPWKRLDAGRVQRARRV
- a CDS encoding M20 family metallopeptidase translates to MEPGIVERVLRYVDAELLVELTRSLIRIDSVYRPERGTGEAGVARYVTELLEAWGFSVRVEEAAPGRPNVLAELCGTREGKTLLFEAHSDVVTEGDASLWTYPPFEGVVVDNRIYGRGACDTKGNLAAAMVALKAIKDAAADFGGRILLAVPVDEEGLMIGIKKMIESGWCNEVDGAIICEPEENQLCIAQKGALRIGIRAHGKMAHGAIPRAGINPITPVCRMVARLAELERSEGAHHGEDPLVGWPSITPTIFLAPPSGEPQINVIPNQAYVTLDVRTTPRQDHGFLKEAVLNIAREEADKVPGLRVETAVIDDRPCTYTPPDDPVVQAAAEAVRLVTGREPQYNGVPGATDGTFLWAWKGIPIVTFGAGKREVPHQVDEYVDIPELIETARLYAAAAMIFLSTRR
- a CDS encoding SDR family NAD(P)-dependent oxidoreductase gives rise to the protein MGRYRDMFDLTGRVALVAGAASGLGRASALALADFGAFVVAADRDAAGVEALVRELEAGGTQGQAVGLDIRDRDQVRRTIAGIVERHGRLDVAVTTPSVNIRKRLLDYADDELDRVLTLNLKGTFNVLVEAARVMAGRGQGSLIAFASIRAQVVEPGQGVYAATKAGTVQLIKTLAAELGPRGVRANAVAPGVIDTPLTQPLKNHPEWYGAYAAKTALGRWGTPDEVAAAVVFLAADASRYVTGSVLTVDGGWTAIDGRYDPPLNP